Part of the Fibrobacter sp. UWR4 genome is shown below.
ACTATCTGCAAGAGTGGAGAAAGTCGCCCCCGGCAAGCTGCAGATCGGCACCATCCGTCTCAAGCGCGATGGCGGAACCTTCCCCGACGCCCGCGAGATTGAACGACTGGACCTCTGGAAAAAAATCCTGGAAGCGCCAGCAGTTCCCCAATGGCTTGACCTGGAACGGGATTGCCTTCATCAGTTCGAAACCTTGAACAAATTAACCGCAGGCCGCAAGGTTCAGTTATTGATTTCCGAGCACAATTTTTCTCGGGTACCAAGCGATGCGGAACTGGAAGACTACGCCAAGGACGTAAAGCGTTTTAACGCACCCGGCCTGAAGATCGCCGCCATGAGTAACGACACCGAGGACTGCGGAAGGCTTTACAAGTTCATCAAGAAACATTCCAAAAAATTCAAGCTCTTTGCCGCCTTCGGTATGGGGGATACCGGCAAGGCTAGCCGCCTCTGGTCCTTAAAAGAGGGTGCAAACCTGACCTACGGAGCCATCGGCAATGCCCAGGCCCCTGGTCAAATTGAAGTGATGACCATGAAAACCGCCCTGGACCAGTGGGACACCTTCCAAACTGAACTAGAATTATCCGCGTTTTTGAGCAAATTTTAGCGATTTTTGATATTTTCATAATACATTGTGGTTTTGACCCTCCCCAAAAACGAAATAATTGCTAAAATATCTACAGATATTTACAAAAGGGTATGAGATATGCGCCTTTCCGAAAGGTTTGTTGACAATTGCATCATTATTAATTCCGCTAGTAACTCCAAGGAATCCATCCTGAACGAGCTGGTGGATACACTCTGCAGTGCCTACAAGCTGGAACACCGCGACGAGATCTTCGACGCAGTGTGGAGCCGCGAACAGAGCCGTTCTACCGGCATCGGATGCGGCCTTGCAGTCCCCCACGCAAAGATTGATGCCGTCGACCGTATGTGCATGGTGGCAGCAACCATCGAGAACGGCCTGGACTTCGCTTCCTTCGATGGCGAACCGGTCTACCTGATCATCCTGATCGTAAGCCCGGGCAATACCGTGGGTCCCCACCTGAAGGCTCTTTCCTCCGTCAGCCGCCTGCTGGCCGATGGCGGTGTCCGTAAGGACCTGATCGCCTCCAAGGACCCGGCTGAATTCCTGACCATCCTCAAGGCCGCCGAAGATAAGTATTTATAATTTGGGTTGACAACCAGAGGGAGTTGTTCTATATTTGCTCCCACGCTTGGACGGTTAGCTCAGTTGGTTTAGAGCGCTGCTTTCACACGGCAGAGGTCATTGGTTCAAATCCAATACCGTCCACTAGAAAAGGTTTGGCTTTGCCAAGCCTTTTTTTGTTGGCGAATCCTTACCGCAATGTTTTTTCTATTTTGAGCCTATCCTGCAAAAAAGCAACGAATTCACCTTATCATTCATCTAAAAAGGCATGATCAAGTCTAAGGCAACACTTTTGAGCATCCTCGCGGCAACTTCTGTCGCCCTAGCTGGTAGCACCTGGACTCTGGAGCAATGCCTAGATAAGGCAAAGAAGTCCAGCCTATCCCTGGAAGCAGCCAAGCTGAAGGAGCAGGCCGCCGAGATTTCCGTCAAGCAGGCAAAGTCCAGCGGTGGCCCCTCAGTCAGCGCCACCATTGGCAATACGCTCTACGACCATCCCCTGGCACCCCACCCCCAGGATCACTACCGCTTTAACGTGGGAATTTCCGGATCCTACACCCTGTGGGATGGCGGAAGCACCAAGCTGAACACCGAAGCTACCCAGCTATCCAGGGAAGCGGTCGCGCTAGCAACCAAGCAGACGGAACGATCCATCCAGGAAAGTGTCCTGAACGCCTACATCAACCTGCTGGCCGCCCAGGAAAAGCTCCGTACCGCAGACGCCTCCGTAGAACTGTCCCAGGCTGAATTCGAGCACTACACCAAGCTTTTCGAGGCAGGCGCCATCACCAAGAAGGACCTGACCCAGTCCCAGTCCAACGTCCTGCAAAAGCAGGTGGCACAGCTTACCGCCCAGTTGAACGTAAGTACTAGCAGGACCTCCCTTCGCCAGCTCCTGGAACTGGACGCGAACGACAGCATGGAAGTTTCCGCACCGGAAGCAAACATTTCCTCACCGGACTCCCTCCCCCCGCTGCCCGCCTACGACCAGCTCATGACAGACGCCCGTGCCGCAAATCCAGGTCTGAAATCGGATAGCATTTCCATCAAGGCCGCCCACAAGAATACGGAAGCCGCCGGCGCCAACAACTCCATCACCGTCACCTTGGGAGCCAACTCCTCCACCGGCTTTACCGCCTGGGAATCGGACCGTTACGCCCGACAGCTAAAGAACGGCTGGCAGAACTCCATCTCCCTGAACATCAACATTCCCATCATCGACAACGGCTCTACGGAAAACAAGGTTCTCCAGGCACAGGTCAACGAAGCCTCCTCCCAGGTAGCCCTTCAGGAATCCTCCAAGAACCTGGAAAACAACATGGAGAAGCTCTACATTAACGCCATGAGCGCCGATATGCAGTGGAAGGCGGCCGCCCTCCAGGTGGAAGCGGAAATGGAAGCCCTGGCAGTGGCCGAGGAACAACGTAACGCAGGCGCCATCACCTATACCGATTACCTCACCCAGAAAAACAATCTGGAAAGCGCCCAGGTGACCCTCACCAACGCAAAATACACAAGTATCCTGGCCCGTAAGCTACTTGAACTTTACCAGGGCAAACTAGACTAGTCAAGAATACTAGGCAAGTATTGAGAAAGGCGCGGCAATGAACCGCGCCTTTTTACATCAGGAGTGAGAAAACTATACCGAGAGACGAGAACGTCCGGATTCCTTGGACTTGTACAGCAGCTTGTCAGCAGACTGGTAAAGCGCATTGAAGGAGTTCAACGTCATATTGGAAATAATCGCCCCCATGGACATGCTTGTAGTACGGGAGGCCATATTCAGGGACATGTTGATCTTGTCAAAAATCTGCTGGGCACGCTGGTACATGAACTCATCCGTACAGGCCTGATCAAAGAAGAGCGCCGCCGCAAATTCATCACCGCCCATACGTCCTGCAATATCGTTACGACGCAAGGTGGACAACAGGGTCTGACCCACCAGCGAGAGGAATTCATCACCTGCGGCGTGACCGTAGGTGTCATTAAATTCCTTGAAATGGTCCACATCCAGCATCAAGAGCATGACCTTGGTCTTGCCTTCCAGAAGTTTGTATTCCGTATCGCTCTTGAAGGCGGAACGGTTCAGAAGTCCCGTGAGGGCATCTCTACGGAAGGCGTTTTCCCACTGTTCCTGCTGGACTCGGACCTTGCTTCGTTCCGTGCTGACCATCACCCGCAGGGAATAGGTATCCGCCACATCGGCCACCACGATTTCGGCACGTCCCGCACGGACGGCGGAGTCAAAGTAAAGACGGCCAAAGCACAATACATAAATGATGGAGCCGTCCTTACGGCGGATACGATGTTCAAAGAACGCCTGGGGTGCCTTGCCCAAGTATTCCACCATCTGAGTCATATATTCCATACGGTCTTCCTCGGGAAGCAGGTCAACCTGATTCATATGGAGCCTTTCTACATCCTCCTTGGAATATCCTGTAAGAGCCTCAAAATCCTTGTCCATGCCGACAATGAAGTTCTGTTCATCCAGAGTATAGCGAATATGCTTTAGAGCATGAACCGTATTCACCATGTTTGCCGCAATCGAGTCGCCCTGGGCAAGTGCCTCACGGACCATATCTCTAGATTCCCGGTCCACGGAAGTCTCCTTCTCGATGGGGGCAGGCATGGCATCCAGCATCTGGAGAAATTCCGAGACAATATTGGGGTCGAACTGGGTACCGGCACAACGTTTCAGTTCGTCAATCGCCATCTTCTGGGGCAAAGCCTTACGGTAGGAACGGGTATTGACCATGGCGTCATAGGCGTCCACCACAGCAATCACACGAGACAATAGGGGAATGGTTTCACAGGAAAGTCCATCGGGATATCCGGCACCGTCCCAACGTTCGTGATGATGCAAAATCATATCCGCAATCCCTTCCAGCTCCGCAGAGCTCTTGGCAATCTGGTAACCCTTCATCGGATGGGACCGCAATACATCCCATTCCTCGCTGGTCAGTTTGCCAGGCTTATTCAGAATTTCAAGAGGCACACCAATCTTGCCGATATCGTGGAGCAGGCACAACAGGGAAAGGTTACTCTGGTCCACGTCGGAAAGGCCTATGCGGCGGCCCAATTCAGCACCCATGGTCTGGGTACGACGGACATGTTCTTCCGTATCGGAATCGCATTCCTGCAAAGCCTGCACAAGGGAATTAAGCACCACGGAATGGGAAGAGTTACGGTCCAGAAGCTTTTTCTGTCGCAGGCCCCTGACCGCCAAGTCAATGGATTCCAGCAGAACGGCATCGGGATCGCAGGAACTTACGGCATACAGGACCTTCTGTTCAAACTTTTTCTCGATCTGGGACATCATTTCCAGCACGGAGTTTTCACTTCCACGCAGGACCAAGGCGATGAGCATGGCATCCTGGCCTCGAATGAAGTAGGTTCCAGAGGCGAAATGGGAACGGAGCAGTTCGGACAGGTTCTTGATCATCTGGTCGCCCGCATGATGCCCCTTGGCGGTATTCACGATCGACAACCCTACAATATCGCAGGCGACAACCACCATACTTTCACGGCGTACATTCTTGGTTTCATCCGCGAACACACAGAAATCATCCCAGTTATGGAATCCCGTCAGAGGATCCGTCGCAAGGACTGCATTGGTGAACATGAATAGGTGACCAATGACTCGATGGTTCCTATTCTGGAGCGTTCTGAAATCGCAGCGCAACGGTCTACTGATTTCCCCGTCCTTGGCATAGCATTGAACCACAAGATTTTCGAAGCGTTCTTCCATGTGGATTCCGCACTGTTCTGCAAAATCCCTGATGTTCATCTGGTCCACAATATCAACTTGTGGCAGCAGCCCGTGGGCCATATCGTTGTGAAGAATAAGCCTTCCGTTGTAGTCAAAAAGAACAAGACCCTGGTCCAGATTTTCGAACACACTCATCTTGAACAGGTTCAGCATGCCCTTGGAGGAATACTGGAAACAGGCCCAGTAGAACACATAGGCGCCAAGGCTATAGCCAAGAATGGAGTAGTC
Proteins encoded:
- a CDS encoding type I 3-dehydroquinate dehydratase codes for the protein MNETKYLVGLIGPEILEAAEKDSLHPVHLDLEACTSLEIRYDFFDEKLWPELSARVEKVAPGKLQIGTIRLKRDGGTFPDAREIERLDLWKKILEAPAVPQWLDLERDCLHQFETLNKLTAGRKVQLLISEHNFSRVPSDAELEDYAKDVKRFNAPGLKIAAMSNDTEDCGRLYKFIKKHSKKFKLFAAFGMGDTGKASRLWSLKEGANLTYGAIGNAQAPGQIEVMTMKTALDQWDTFQTELELSAFLSKF
- a CDS encoding PTS sugar transporter subunit IIA; its protein translation is MRLSERFVDNCIIINSASNSKESILNELVDTLCSAYKLEHRDEIFDAVWSREQSRSTGIGCGLAVPHAKIDAVDRMCMVAATIENGLDFASFDGEPVYLIILIVSPGNTVGPHLKALSSVSRLLADGGVRKDLIASKDPAEFLTILKAAEDKYL
- a CDS encoding TolC family protein, which produces MIKSKATLLSILAATSVALAGSTWTLEQCLDKAKKSSLSLEAAKLKEQAAEISVKQAKSSGGPSVSATIGNTLYDHPLAPHPQDHYRFNVGISGSYTLWDGGSTKLNTEATQLSREAVALATKQTERSIQESVLNAYINLLAAQEKLRTADASVELSQAEFEHYTKLFEAGAITKKDLTQSQSNVLQKQVAQLTAQLNVSTSRTSLRQLLELDANDSMEVSAPEANISSPDSLPPLPAYDQLMTDARAANPGLKSDSISIKAAHKNTEAAGANNSITVTLGANSSTGFTAWESDRYARQLKNGWQNSISLNINIPIIDNGSTENKVLQAQVNEASSQVALQESSKNLENNMEKLYINAMSADMQWKAAALQVEAEMEALAVAEEQRNAGAITYTDYLTQKNNLESAQVTLTNAKYTSILARKLLELYQGKLD
- a CDS encoding diguanylate cyclase domain-containing protein → MAEYIVASLVFAALDVLLAMMSFKKTGIRGKALGYTCIGCALVDISYLLSTLFDNVFIFSCLSSVYFICIDFMLICLVLFVSDFCNIKQSKAGLGHLKLAHLFFAFEIAVFAVNPFCDIAVSYVPRETEFAKFSYDMHTLFYVHLTFCYLMVASCIWLLLSRVVRVPFEYKRMYLYAALGIVGIVAINAVFLFTPGLSKFNFLDYSILGYSLGAYVFYWACFQYSSKGMLNLFKMSVFENLDQGLVLFDYNGRLILHNDMAHGLLPQVDIVDQMNIRDFAEQCGIHMEERFENLVVQCYAKDGEISRPLRCDFRTLQNRNHRVIGHLFMFTNAVLATDPLTGFHNWDDFCVFADETKNVRRESMVVVACDIVGLSIVNTAKGHHAGDQMIKNLSELLRSHFASGTYFIRGQDAMLIALVLRGSENSVLEMMSQIEKKFEQKVLYAVSSCDPDAVLLESIDLAVRGLRQKKLLDRNSSHSVVLNSLVQALQECDSDTEEHVRRTQTMGAELGRRIGLSDVDQSNLSLLCLLHDIGKIGVPLEILNKPGKLTSEEWDVLRSHPMKGYQIAKSSAELEGIADMILHHHERWDGAGYPDGLSCETIPLLSRVIAVVDAYDAMVNTRSYRKALPQKMAIDELKRCAGTQFDPNIVSEFLQMLDAMPAPIEKETSVDRESRDMVREALAQGDSIAANMVNTVHALKHIRYTLDEQNFIVGMDKDFEALTGYSKEDVERLHMNQVDLLPEEDRMEYMTQMVEYLGKAPQAFFEHRIRRKDGSIIYVLCFGRLYFDSAVRAGRAEIVVADVADTYSLRVMVSTERSKVRVQQEQWENAFRRDALTGLLNRSAFKSDTEYKLLEGKTKVMLLMLDVDHFKEFNDTYGHAAGDEFLSLVGQTLLSTLRRNDIAGRMGGDEFAAALFFDQACTDEFMYQRAQQIFDKINMSLNMASRTTSMSMGAIISNMTLNSFNALYQSADKLLYKSKESGRSRLSV